Proteins from a single region of Verrucomicrobiia bacterium:
- the atpD gene encoding F0F1 ATP synthase subunit beta, translating to MVKTEKTGKTGKADGKKAGALGKVVQVIGPTVDLEFPSDQLPNILNAIKIEDPAHGIDLTVEAASHVGDNLVRCVALASTDGLVRGMTAYDTGAPISVPVGEVTLGRLFNLLGQPLDDIGPIPDSAKKYPIHRPAPPLSEQETKATMFETGIKVIDLLEPYAKGGKVGLFGGAGVGKTVIIQELIRNIATQHGGCSVFSGVGERTREGNDLWLEMKESGVLKKTALVFGQMNEPPGARLRVGLTGLTMAEYFRDEAGQDVLLFIDNIFRFVQAGSEVSALLGRMPSAVGYQPTLGTEMGALQERITSTKTGSITSVQAIYVPADDLTDPAPATTFSHLDATTVLSRQIAELGLYPAVDPLASTSRILDPNVIGENHYNVARQVQKILQRYKDLQDIIAILGMDELSEEDKITVARARKIQRFLSQPFFVAEAFTGQPGKYVKVEDTVRGFQMIVDGKMDEIPEQAFYMVGPIEEVYEKAEKLKAGAV from the coding sequence ATGGTGAAAACGGAAAAGACGGGAAAAACGGGAAAGGCGGACGGCAAAAAGGCCGGCGCCCTCGGAAAAGTGGTGCAGGTGATCGGCCCGACGGTGGATTTGGAGTTTCCTTCCGACCAGCTTCCGAACATTTTGAACGCCATCAAAATCGAAGACCCGGCGCACGGGATTGATTTGACCGTGGAGGCGGCCTCGCACGTCGGGGATAATTTGGTGCGCTGCGTGGCCTTGGCTTCCACAGACGGTTTGGTTCGGGGAATGACCGCCTACGACACCGGCGCGCCGATTTCGGTGCCGGTCGGCGAAGTGACCTTGGGCCGGCTTTTCAATCTTTTGGGGCAGCCGCTGGACGACATCGGACCGATTCCGGATTCGGCCAAAAAGTATCCGATTCACCGCCCGGCGCCGCCCCTTTCCGAGCAGGAAACCAAGGCAACGATGTTCGAGACCGGCATCAAGGTCATCGATTTGCTCGAGCCGTACGCCAAGGGGGGGAAAGTCGGTCTTTTCGGCGGCGCCGGAGTCGGCAAGACCGTAATCATCCAAGAACTCATCCGGAACATCGCCACGCAGCACGGCGGCTGCTCGGTATTCTCCGGCGTGGGGGAGCGAACCCGCGAGGGGAACGATTTGTGGCTGGAGATGAAGGAATCGGGCGTTTTGAAAAAGACGGCGCTCGTCTTCGGGCAGATGAACGAACCGCCGGGGGCGCGGCTGCGGGTCGGCTTGACAGGCCTCACTATGGCCGAATACTTCCGGGATGAAGCCGGGCAGGACGTTTTGCTTTTCATTGACAACATTTTCCGCTTTGTGCAGGCGGGTTCGGAAGTATCCGCGCTTTTGGGCCGGATGCCCTCCGCCGTCGGGTATCAACCGACTTTGGGTACCGAAATGGGGGCTTTGCAGGAGCGAATCACCTCCACCAAGACCGGCTCGATTACCTCCGTGCAGGCGATTTACGTGCCGGCGGATGATTTGACCGACCCGGCGCCGGCCACCACCTTCTCCCATTTGGACGCCACCACCGTGCTTTCGCGGCAGATTGCGGAACTGGGGCTTTATCCCGCCGTGGACCCGCTCGCTTCGACTTCGCGCATTCTGGACCCGAATGTAATCGGGGAGAACCATTATAATGTGGCGCGGCAGGTGCAGAAGATTTTGCAGCGCTACAAGGATTTGCAGGATATCATCGCCATTTTGGGGATGGACGAGCTTTCGGAAGAGGATAAAATCACCGTGGCGCGGGCGCGGAAAATCCAGCGCTTCCTATCGCAGCCGTTCTTCGTGGCGGAGGCGTTCACCGGGCAGCCGGGGAAATACGTAAAAGTGGAGGACACCGTGCGGGGGTTCCAGATGATTGTGGACGGGAAGATGGACGAGATTCCAGAGCAGGCATTCTACATGGTCGGGCCGATCGAGGAAGTGTACGAAAAGGCGGAGAAATTAAAGGCGGGGGCGGTCTAA
- the atpC gene encoding ATP synthase F1 subunit epsilon has product MYQLSIVTPDRVFYEGEVASLTAPGMAGYLGVLTGHAPLLTPLATGKLTFRDASGKNFLAALSGGFLEVSKKGVILLADSIEFPNEIDRQRAERAAEKARQRLAKKEGIDIPRATASLKRAENRLAVVQEAMLSANAAA; this is encoded by the coding sequence ATGTATCAACTTTCGATTGTGACGCCGGACCGGGTTTTTTATGAAGGGGAGGTTGCATCCTTGACCGCTCCGGGAATGGCCGGATATTTGGGGGTTTTGACCGGGCATGCGCCGCTTTTGACCCCGCTGGCCACGGGCAAACTGACTTTTCGTGATGCTTCAGGCAAAAACTTTTTGGCAGCGCTTTCCGGCGGATTTTTGGAGGTTTCCAAAAAAGGGGTCATCCTTTTGGCCGATTCCATCGAGTTCCCGAACGAAATCGACCGGCAGCGGGCGGAACGGGCGGCGGAAAAAGCGCGCCAGCGGCTGGCCAAAAAAGAGGGGATCGACATTCCCCGGGCAACCGCCTCACTCAAACGGGCGGAAAACCGGCTGGCGGTGGTGCAAGAGGCAATGCTATCCGCCAATGCGGCGGCATAG